One genomic region from Mycobacterium basiliense encodes:
- a CDS encoding CoA transferase gives MLKDNPAKPLDGFRVLDFTQNVAGPLAGQVLADLGAEVIKVEAPGGEAARQITAVLPGRPPLATYFLPNNRGKKSVAVDLTNDAARQQIVRLADTADVVLEGFRPGVMERMGLGPDDLRSRNPKLIYARLSAFGGNGPHGTRPGVDLMVAAEAGMTTGMPTPDGKPQIIPFQLVDNASGHVLAQAVLAALLNRERHGVADTVRVAMYDVAVGLQANQLTMHLNRRSDDRPKPEEAPTGKRRKRVGFATQPSDAFRAADGYLLISAYVPKHWHKLCHIIGRPDLLDDERFIDQRARAVNYPELTEELESALAARTAAEWVELLHEGGLMACLAYTWKQVVETPLFAENDLALPVGSGEHAVTVIRTPARYASFRAVLADPPPAPGQHNDLFLTES, from the coding sequence ATGCTGAAGGACAATCCCGCCAAACCACTTGACGGCTTCCGGGTGCTTGATTTCACCCAGAACGTCGCTGGCCCCCTGGCTGGACAGGTGCTGGCGGATCTGGGGGCCGAGGTCATCAAGGTCGAGGCGCCGGGCGGTGAAGCGGCCCGCCAGATCACCGCGGTACTTCCCGGACGCCCCCCGCTAGCCACCTACTTTCTGCCCAACAACCGGGGAAAAAAGTCGGTGGCGGTGGACCTGACCAACGACGCGGCCAGACAACAGATAGTGCGACTCGCCGACACCGCCGACGTCGTGCTGGAGGGGTTTCGTCCCGGGGTGATGGAACGCATGGGCCTTGGCCCCGACGACTTGCGATCACGCAATCCCAAACTGATCTACGCCCGCCTTTCGGCGTTCGGCGGCAACGGTCCGCACGGCACGCGGCCCGGGGTCGACCTGATGGTCGCCGCTGAGGCCGGCATGACCACCGGCATGCCCACCCCGGATGGCAAACCGCAGATCATTCCATTCCAACTGGTGGACAACGCCAGTGGCCACGTGTTGGCCCAGGCGGTGCTGGCCGCGCTACTCAACCGCGAACGCCACGGTGTGGCCGACACCGTCCGAGTGGCGATGTACGACGTTGCGGTGGGACTGCAGGCCAACCAGCTGACCATGCACCTCAACCGCCGCAGCGACGATCGTCCGAAACCCGAGGAGGCACCGACCGGCAAGCGACGCAAGCGGGTCGGTTTCGCCACCCAGCCATCGGATGCGTTTCGGGCCGCCGACGGTTACCTGCTGATCAGCGCATACGTGCCTAAGCATTGGCACAAGCTGTGCCACATCATCGGCCGTCCGGATCTTTTGGACGACGAGCGGTTCATCGACCAGCGAGCGCGTGCGGTCAACTACCCCGAGCTGACCGAAGAACTCGAGTCGGCCCTGGCGGCAAGGACCGCCGCCGAATGGGTCGAGCTGCTGCACGAAGGCGGCCTGATGGCGTGCCTCGCCTACACCTGGAAACAGGTCGTGGAAACCCCGCTGTTCGCCGAGAATGACCTTGCCCTCCCGGTCGGCAGCGGCGAGCACGCCGTCACCGTGATTCGCACCCCGGCACGCTACGCGAGCTTCAGAGCCGTACTCGCCGATCCCCCGCCGGCGCCTGGCCAGCACAATGACCTGTTTCTGACCGAATCCTAA
- a CDS encoding cation transporter, whose amino-acid sequence MTTLETSAGVARDADWQRNVGWARRLAWVSLVVLLVEGGIGLWQGLAVGSIALTAWALGGGSEGLASAMVLWRFTGDRTMSETAERFAQRGVAVSFWLTAPYIAVESIRDLAGGCRAETSVIGIGLTASALVLMPVLGWANRRLGARLASGATEGEGTQNYLCAAQAAAVLVGLAVTAGWPGGWWIDPAIGLVIAAIALWQGVRAWRGHDCGC is encoded by the coding sequence GTGACCACGCTGGAGACATCGGCCGGGGTCGCGCGGGATGCCGACTGGCAGCGGAATGTCGGGTGGGCGCGCCGGCTGGCCTGGGTCAGCCTGGTGGTGTTGCTGGTCGAAGGCGGCATCGGGCTGTGGCAGGGCCTGGCGGTCGGGTCCATCGCACTGACCGCGTGGGCGCTGGGTGGCGGATCTGAGGGCCTGGCCAGCGCGATGGTGCTGTGGCGCTTCACCGGTGACCGCACGATGTCCGAAACGGCCGAGCGATTCGCGCAGCGTGGAGTGGCGGTGTCGTTCTGGTTGACGGCACCCTATATCGCTGTGGAATCCATCCGCGACCTGGCCGGCGGGTGCCGGGCTGAGACCTCAGTGATCGGCATCGGGTTGACCGCGAGCGCCCTGGTGCTGATGCCAGTTCTCGGTTGGGCCAACCGCCGGCTGGGCGCACGGCTGGCTTCTGGGGCCACGGAGGGCGAGGGCACCCAAAATTACCTGTGTGCCGCACAGGCCGCCGCGGTCTTGGTCGGCCTCGCGGTAACTGCCGGCTGGCCGGGCGGATGGTGGATCGATCCGGCGATCGGGCTGGTCATCGCGGCGATCGCGCTTTGGCAGGGCGTCCGAGCCTGGCGAGGTCACGACTGCGGCTGCTGA
- the ctpC gene encoding manganese-exporting P-type ATPase CtpC — MSLAIVKDVATSDDATETADLVVVSDAAGRMRVQVDWVRGNPRRAVAVEEAVAKQTGVRVVHAYPRTGSVVVWYSPRRCERSLVLEAIRGAEHVAAELIPTRAPHSSEIRNADVLRMVIGGAALALLGVRRYVFARPPLLGPSGRMVATGVTIFTGYPFLRGALRSLRSGKAGTDALVSAATVASLILRENVVALTVLWLLNIGEYLQDLTLRRTRRAISELLRGNQDTAWIRLTEGATAGTEVQVPIDSLQIGDEVVVHDHVAIPVDGEAVDGEAIVNQSAITGENLPVSITPGMYVHAGSVVVRGRLVVRAQAVGNQTTIGRIITRVEEAQLDRAPIQTVGENFSRRFVPTSFIVSGITLLLTGDVRRAMTMLLIACPCAVGLSTPTAISAAIGNGARRGILIKGGSHLEQAGRVDAIVFDKTGTLTVGRPVVTNIIAMHKDWEPEQVLAYAASSEIHSRHPLAEAVIRSTEERRISIPPHEECEVLVGLGMRTWADGRTLLLGSPSLLRSEKVKVSKKASEWVDTLRRQAETPLLLAVDGTLVGLISLRDEVRPEAAEVLTKLRDSGIRRIVMLTGDHPDIAEVVADELGIDEWRAEVMPEDKLEVVRELQSDGYVVGMVGDGVNDAPALAAADIGIAMGLAGTDVAVETADVALANDDLHRLLDVRDLGARAVEVIRENYGMSIAVNAAGLLIGAGGALSPVLAAILHNASSVAVVANSSRLIRYRLD, encoded by the coding sequence ATGTCCCTCGCCATCGTTAAGGACGTTGCCACCAGCGACGACGCCACCGAGACCGCCGACCTGGTCGTAGTCTCCGACGCGGCCGGACGGATGCGGGTGCAGGTCGACTGGGTCCGCGGCAATCCCCGGCGGGCCGTGGCAGTCGAGGAGGCCGTGGCCAAGCAGACCGGCGTGCGCGTCGTGCATGCCTATCCGCGTACCGGGTCGGTCGTGGTGTGGTACTCGCCGCGACGATGCGAACGCTCCTTGGTACTGGAGGCGATCAGGGGTGCCGAACACGTGGCCGCGGAGCTGATCCCGACGCGCGCGCCGCATTCCTCGGAGATCCGCAATGCCGATGTTCTTCGCATGGTCATCGGGGGTGCGGCGCTGGCCCTGCTCGGGGTACGCCGCTACGTCTTCGCCCGCCCACCGCTGCTCGGACCCAGCGGCCGGATGGTCGCCACCGGCGTGACCATCTTCACCGGCTACCCGTTCCTGCGTGGCGCCCTGCGTTCGCTGCGTTCCGGGAAGGCCGGCACCGATGCGCTGGTGTCGGCGGCGACGGTGGCAAGCCTCATCCTGCGCGAGAACGTCGTCGCGCTGACCGTGCTATGGCTGCTCAATATAGGCGAATACCTGCAGGATCTGACCCTGCGGCGGACCCGACGGGCGATCTCCGAGCTGCTGCGCGGCAACCAGGACACGGCGTGGATCCGCCTCACCGAGGGCGCCACCGCCGGGACCGAAGTGCAGGTGCCGATCGATAGTTTGCAGATCGGTGACGAGGTCGTCGTCCATGACCACGTCGCCATCCCGGTCGACGGTGAGGCGGTCGACGGTGAAGCCATCGTCAACCAGTCCGCGATCACCGGCGAAAACCTGCCGGTCAGCATCACTCCCGGAATGTACGTACACGCGGGTTCGGTGGTGGTGCGTGGACGGTTGGTGGTGCGGGCCCAGGCGGTCGGCAACCAAACCACCATCGGGCGCATCATCACCCGAGTCGAAGAGGCCCAGCTGGACCGGGCGCCCATTCAGACGGTCGGCGAGAACTTCTCCCGCCGCTTCGTGCCCACCTCGTTCATCGTCTCCGGTATCACCTTGCTGCTGACTGGGGATGTGCGCCGCGCGATGACCATGCTGCTGATCGCCTGCCCGTGCGCGGTGGGCCTGTCCACCCCGACTGCGATCAGCGCGGCAATCGGAAACGGTGCCCGCCGCGGGATCCTGATCAAGGGCGGATCCCACCTCGAACAGGCGGGCCGGGTGGACGCGATCGTCTTCGACAAGACCGGGACGCTGACCGTCGGCCGCCCAGTAGTCACCAATATCATTGCCATGCACAAAGATTGGGAACCCGAGCAGGTGCTGGCATACGCCGCCAGCTCGGAGATCCACTCGCGACACCCGCTGGCCGAAGCGGTGATCCGCTCGACCGAAGAACGCCGCATCAGCATTCCCCCACACGAGGAGTGCGAAGTCTTGGTCGGCCTGGGCATGCGAACCTGGGCCGACGGCAGGACCCTGCTGCTGGGCAGCCCATCGCTGCTGCGCTCCGAGAAAGTCAAGGTGTCCAAGAAGGCATCGGAGTGGGTCGACACGCTGCGCCGCCAGGCGGAAACCCCGCTGCTGCTCGCCGTGGACGGCACCCTGGTTGGCCTGATCAGCCTCCGAGACGAGGTCCGTCCCGAGGCGGCCGAGGTGCTGACGAAGCTGCGGGACAGCGGCATCCGCCGGATTGTCATGCTCACCGGCGACCACCCCGACATCGCCGAGGTAGTCGCCGACGAGCTGGGCATCGACGAGTGGCGCGCCGAGGTGATGCCCGAAGACAAGCTCGAGGTGGTGCGTGAGCTGCAGAGCGACGGCTACGTGGTCGGGATGGTCGGGGACGGCGTCAACGATGCCCCGGCGCTGGCCGCCGCCGACATCGGGATAGCGATGGGCCTGGCTGGCACCGACGTCGCCGTCGAGACCGCCGACGTGGCGCTGGCCAACGACGATCTGCACCGGCTGCTCGACGTGCGGGACCTCGGCGCCCGGGCAGTGGAGGTAATCCGGGAGAACTACGGCATGTCGATCGCCGTGAACGCCGCCGGTCTATTGATCGGCGCCGGTGGCGCACTCTCGCCGGTGCTGGCCGCGATTCTGCACAACGCCTCGTCGGTGGCGGTGGTGGCCAACAGCTCCCGGCTGATCCGCTACCGGCTCGACTGA
- a CDS encoding DUF1490 family protein: MAAYGLLAKAATLVVHGVVGAAAYDVVRKAAKKAPLHQTAVSAAELGLRGTRKAEEAAESARLKISDVMSEARERIGEEAPTPAVAVHDHDH, from the coding sequence ATGGCGGCGTATGGACTGTTGGCAAAGGCGGCCACATTGGTAGTGCACGGGGTGGTCGGGGCGGCCGCATACGACGTGGTCCGCAAGGCCGCGAAGAAGGCTCCACTGCACCAGACCGCCGTATCGGCGGCCGAGCTGGGCTTGCGCGGCACCCGCAAGGCTGAGGAAGCCGCGGAGTCGGCCCGGCTCAAGATTTCCGACGTGATGTCGGAGGCGCGTGAGCGCATCGGCGAGGAGGCGCCCACTCCTGCCGTCGCAGTCCACGACCACGACCACTGA
- a CDS encoding TIGR03089 family protein produces the protein MHQLTTLSEAILDPIVRADPVGPRITYYDDATGERIELSAVTMANWAAKTGNLLRDELAAGPTSRVAVLLPAHWQTAAVLFGVWWIGAEVVLDGAADLALCTADRLDEADNAVSGGEVAVLSLDPFGRPAADLPVGVTDYATAVRVHGDQIIAERHPGPALAGRAVDRVLADCAESAARTGITATDRVLSTASWPGPGELVDGLLAILSVGASLVQVANPDPAALPRKIETEKVTRAL, from the coding sequence ATGCATCAACTGACCACTCTAAGCGAAGCGATTCTCGACCCGATAGTGCGGGCCGATCCGGTCGGGCCGCGCATTACGTACTACGACGACGCCACCGGCGAGCGCATCGAGCTGTCCGCGGTGACCATGGCCAATTGGGCGGCCAAGACCGGCAATCTGTTGCGTGACGAGCTGGCCGCCGGACCGACCAGCCGGGTCGCGGTGCTGCTGCCCGCCCACTGGCAGACTGCGGCGGTCCTGTTCGGCGTGTGGTGGATCGGCGCCGAGGTGGTTCTCGACGGCGCGGCCGATCTGGCCCTGTGCACCGCAGATCGGCTGGACGAAGCCGACAACGCGGTCTCCGGCGGCGAGGTGGCCGTGCTGTCGCTGGACCCGTTCGGCCGGCCGGCGGCCGACTTGCCGGTCGGCGTCACCGACTACGCGACCGCCGTACGGGTGCACGGCGACCAGATCATTGCCGAACGCCACCCCGGCCCGGCGCTGGCCGGCCGAGCCGTCGATCGAGTGCTGGCCGACTGCGCGGAATCGGCGGCACGGACGGGTATCACGGCAACGGATCGGGTGCTCTCCACCGCATCTTGGCCCGGTCCCGGCGAGTTGGTGGACGGCTTGCTGGCGATCTTGTCGGTGGGCGCGTCGCTGGTGCAGGTCGCCAACCCCGATCCGGCCGCGCTGCCACGCAAGATCGAGACCGAAAAGGTCACTCGCGCGCTGTGA
- a CDS encoding LCP family protein, which yields MMPVQRVARAARAVSTALAVVVVLGTGLAWTSVRSFEDGIFHMSAPSLGHGGDDGAIDILLVGLDSRTDAHGNPLTAQELATLRAGDEEATNTDTIILIRIPNNGKSATAISIPRDSYVQAPGLGKTKINGVYGQTRETKRANLVQAGASAAEAAAAGTEAGREALIKTVADLTGVTVDHYAEIGLLGFALIADALGGVDVCLKEAVYEPLSGADFPAGRQKLNGPQALSFVRQRHELPRGDLDRVVRQQAVMATLAHRVISGKTLSSPATLRRLQQAVQRSVVLSSGWDIMDFVQQLQELAGGNVAFATIPVLDGSGWSDDGMQSVVRVDPHQVADWVAGLLHEQNEGKTEQLAYTPAKTTANVVNDTDINGLAAAVSEVLTAKGFATGMVGNNDGGHVQGSQVRAAKTDDLGAQQVATELGGLPVVADQSVPAGSVRVVLANDYSGPGSGLGGGGSVSSARAASTGSSDTAPPPSPILTAGSDQPECIN from the coding sequence GTGATGCCTGTGCAACGTGTGGCTCGTGCGGCCCGTGCGGTTTCCACGGCATTGGCCGTCGTCGTCGTCCTCGGCACCGGACTGGCATGGACCAGCGTTCGGTCCTTCGAAGACGGCATCTTCCACATGTCCGCCCCCTCGCTGGGGCACGGCGGCGACGACGGTGCGATCGACATTCTGTTGGTTGGCCTGGACAGCCGCACCGACGCACATGGCAACCCACTAACCGCGCAGGAACTGGCGACCCTGCGAGCCGGCGACGAGGAAGCGACCAATACCGACACGATCATCCTGATCCGGATCCCCAACAACGGGAAATCGGCCACCGCGATCTCCATTCCGCGCGATTCCTACGTCCAGGCCCCGGGCCTGGGCAAGACCAAGATCAATGGCGTCTACGGCCAAACCCGAGAGACCAAGCGAGCCAATCTGGTCCAAGCCGGCGCCTCGGCCGCCGAAGCTGCGGCCGCGGGTACCGAGGCTGGGCGCGAGGCGCTGATCAAGACCGTGGCCGATCTCACCGGAGTCACCGTCGATCACTACGCCGAGATCGGACTGCTCGGTTTCGCGTTGATCGCCGACGCACTCGGTGGCGTCGACGTCTGCCTCAAAGAGGCTGTCTACGAGCCGCTTTCGGGCGCCGACTTCCCGGCCGGGCGGCAAAAACTCAACGGTCCGCAGGCGCTCAGTTTCGTCCGGCAGCGCCACGAGTTGCCCCGGGGCGACCTCGACCGCGTGGTGCGTCAGCAAGCCGTGATGGCCACGCTGGCGCACCGGGTGATATCCGGCAAAACGCTGTCCAGCCCGGCCACGCTGAGACGCTTGCAGCAGGCGGTGCAGCGCTCGGTGGTGCTGTCCTCTGGCTGGGACATCATGGACTTCGTGCAGCAGCTACAGGAGCTGGCTGGCGGCAACGTCGCGTTCGCCACCATCCCGGTGCTCGACGGGTCCGGCTGGAGTGACGACGGCATGCAAAGTGTGGTTCGGGTGGACCCGCACCAGGTTGCCGACTGGGTGGCCGGTCTGTTGCACGAGCAGAATGAGGGCAAGACCGAACAGCTGGCCTACACGCCGGCCAAGACCACCGCCAATGTGGTCAACGACACCGACATCAACGGCCTGGCGGCGGCGGTGTCGGAGGTGCTGACCGCCAAGGGATTTGCCACCGGCATGGTGGGCAACAACGATGGCGGACACGTGCAGGGCAGCCAGGTGCGGGCCGCCAAGACAGACGACCTGGGCGCGCAGCAGGTGGCCACGGAGCTGGGCGGGTTGCCGGTCGTCGCCGACCAGTCGGTACCGGCCGGATCGGTGCGGGTGGTGCTGGCCAACGACTACAGCGGCCCGGGCTCCGGCCTCGGGGGCGGCGGCTCCGTATCATCCGCCCGTGCGGCGAGCACCGGGTCCTCGGACACCGCTCCCCCGCCGTCGCCGATCCTCACCGCCGGTTCCGACCAGCCGGAATGCATCAACTGA
- the rfbD gene encoding dTDP-4-dehydrorhamnose reductase — protein MSSTSGRLVITGAGGQLGGFLAALSAGQDRTMLAKTSSQWDITDPAAADRIIQTGDVVINCAAYTDVDGAETEESRAYAVNATGPEILARACARVGARLIHVSTDYVFDGVFDGTEPRPYEPSDHTAPQGVYARSKLAGERAVLAAHSEAVVVRTAWVYTGGAGKDFVAVMQRLAGGDGPIDVVDDQIGSPTYVADLAAALLEVADTGLRGCVLHAANSGAVSRFEQARAVFEACGAETQRVRPVSSAQFPRPAPRPSYSALSGGQWAAAGLTPLRPWRAALVAALAAACSGTQGAPPGRPLPSTRD, from the coding sequence ATGTCGAGCACGTCGGGACGGCTGGTTATCACCGGCGCAGGTGGGCAGCTGGGCGGCTTCTTGGCCGCTCTGTCAGCCGGTCAGGACCGCACGATGTTGGCAAAGACGTCGTCGCAATGGGACATCACCGACCCCGCGGCGGCCGATCGGATCATCCAAACCGGCGATGTGGTGATCAACTGCGCGGCCTACACCGATGTCGACGGCGCCGAGACGGAGGAATCACGGGCCTACGCCGTTAATGCCACCGGACCGGAAATCCTCGCCCGCGCGTGCGCGCGCGTAGGTGCGCGGCTCATCCACGTCTCCACCGACTACGTATTTGACGGCGTGTTCGACGGCACCGAGCCGCGTCCCTATGAACCCAGCGACCACACCGCACCCCAAGGGGTGTACGCGCGCAGCAAGCTCGCCGGCGAACGGGCCGTGCTAGCGGCACATTCCGAGGCCGTCGTGGTGCGAACCGCCTGGGTGTACACCGGTGGAGCCGGCAAGGATTTTGTTGCTGTGATGCAACGGTTGGCCGGAGGCGACGGTCCCATCGATGTGGTGGACGACCAGATCGGCTCACCGACCTATGTCGCCGACCTTGCCGCTGCCTTGCTGGAGGTGGCCGACACCGGTCTGCGGGGGTGCGTCCTGCACGCCGCCAACTCCGGTGCAGTCTCCCGCTTCGAGCAGGCTCGCGCGGTCTTCGAAGCGTGCGGTGCCGAGACCCAGCGGGTCCGGCCGGTTAGCAGTGCCCAATTTCCCCGGCCGGCGCCGCGGCCGAGCTACTCCGCGCTGTCCGGTGGGCAGTGGGCCGCGGCGGGCCTGACGCCGCTACGGCCCTGGCGCGCAGCGCTCGTCGCCGCCTTGGCCGCGGCATGCAGCGGAACGCAGGGAGCGCCGCCCGGACGACCGTTACCCTCTACGCGTGACTGA
- a CDS encoding glycosyltransferase family 2 protein, producing the protein MTDVLPVVAVTYSPGPHLERFLASLTLATERPVSVVLADNGSIDGAPEAAVERYPNVRLHPTGSNLGYGTAVNRAVAQLDAVDERWVDNWVIVANPDVQWGPGSIDALLEAAERWPQAGALGPLIRDPDGSVYPSARLLPSFIRGGMHAVLGPMWPGNPWTRAYRQEHLEPSERPVGWLSGSCLLVRRAAFTEVGGFDERYFMYMEDVDLGDRLGRAGWLNVYVPSAEVLHHKGHSTGRDPAHHLAAHHKSTYIFLADRHPGWWWAPLRWIFRGSLAVRSRLMVRGSRRKLTEGRH; encoded by the coding sequence GTGACTGACGTTCTGCCGGTCGTCGCGGTGACCTACTCGCCGGGCCCGCACTTGGAGCGGTTTCTGGCCTCCCTGACGCTGGCTACGGAGCGTCCGGTGAGTGTCGTGTTGGCCGACAATGGTTCCATCGACGGAGCGCCAGAGGCCGCAGTCGAGCGTTACCCCAACGTGCGGCTGCACCCGACGGGATCCAATCTCGGATATGGAACCGCGGTGAACCGCGCGGTCGCCCAGCTCGACGCGGTCGACGAACGCTGGGTGGACAACTGGGTGATCGTGGCAAACCCCGACGTGCAATGGGGTCCGGGAAGTATTGACGCACTATTGGAGGCCGCTGAGCGTTGGCCCCAAGCCGGAGCGTTGGGGCCGCTTATCCGGGATCCGGACGGGTCGGTGTACCCGTCGGCGCGGCTGCTGCCCAGCTTCATCCGGGGCGGCATGCACGCGGTGCTCGGGCCGATGTGGCCGGGCAACCCGTGGACAAGGGCCTATCGTCAGGAGCACCTCGAGCCCAGCGAACGGCCGGTGGGGTGGTTGTCGGGGTCGTGCCTGCTGGTGCGACGGGCGGCATTCACCGAAGTCGGCGGCTTCGATGAGCGTTACTTCATGTATATGGAGGACGTGGATCTGGGCGACCGGCTCGGCAGGGCCGGCTGGCTCAACGTGTACGTACCGTCGGCCGAGGTGCTGCATCACAAGGGCCATTCCACCGGGCGTGATCCGGCGCATCACCTGGCGGCACATCACAAAAGCACATATATATTCCTTGCAGATCGGCATCCTGGTTGGTGGTGGGCACCGTTGCGCTGGATTTTTCGAGGATCGCTGGCCGTTCGCTCCCGGCTGATGGTGCGCGGGTCGCGGCGAAAGCTGACAGAAGGGCGGCACTGA
- the manB gene encoding mannose-1-phosphate guanylyltransferase: MATKDVDAVVLVGGKGTRLRPLTLSAPKPMLPTAGLPFLTHLLSRIAAAGIEHVILSTSYRAEVFEAEFGDGSKLGLQIDYVTEDSPLGTGGGIANVAGQLRHDTVMVFNGDVLSGADLGQVLEFHQTNQADVTLHLVRVGDPRAFGCVPTADGRVTAFLEKTQDPPTDQINAGCYVFRRKVIDRIPRGREVSVEREVFPSLLADPGVKMCGYVDATYWRDMGTPEDFVRGSADLVRGIAPSPALHGHRGEQLVHDGAAISPGALLIGGTVVGRGAEIGPGARLDGAVIFDGVKVEAGSVIERSIIGFGARIGPRALIRDGVIGDGADIGARCELLRGARVWPGVCIPDGGIRYSSDV, translated from the coding sequence TTGGCAACCAAGGACGTCGACGCGGTGGTCTTGGTCGGCGGCAAGGGCACCAGGCTGCGCCCGCTGACGTTGTCGGCGCCCAAGCCCATGTTGCCGACGGCGGGGCTGCCTTTTCTCACCCATCTGCTGTCGCGCATCGCCGCAGCGGGAATCGAACACGTGATCCTGAGCACGTCCTACCGGGCCGAGGTGTTTGAGGCCGAATTCGGCGACGGGTCGAAGCTGGGTCTGCAGATTGACTACGTCACCGAAGACAGTCCATTGGGTACCGGTGGTGGCATCGCCAATGTCGCCGGACAGCTTCGTCATGACACCGTGATGGTGTTCAACGGCGACGTACTTTCCGGTGCCGACCTGGGCCAGGTGCTGGAATTTCACCAAACCAACCAAGCGGATGTCACCCTGCACCTGGTGCGGGTGGGCGACCCGCGGGCTTTCGGCTGTGTTCCCACCGCGGACGGCCGGGTGACGGCGTTTCTGGAAAAGACACAAGATCCGCCCACCGATCAGATCAACGCGGGCTGTTACGTCTTCCGGCGCAAAGTCATCGACCGGATTCCGCGGGGCCGCGAAGTCTCGGTGGAACGGGAGGTGTTCCCGTCGTTGCTGGCCGATCCCGGCGTCAAAATGTGCGGCTATGTCGATGCCACCTACTGGCGCGACATGGGGACACCGGAGGATTTTGTGCGTGGCTCGGCCGATCTGGTGCGTGGGATCGCCCCCTCGCCGGCCCTGCACGGCCACCGCGGCGAACAGCTGGTACACGACGGCGCGGCGATTTCTCCCGGGGCGCTGTTGATCGGCGGCACGGTCGTCGGACGGGGTGCCGAGATCGGTCCCGGCGCCCGGCTGGACGGGGCAGTCATCTTCGACGGCGTCAAGGTCGAGGCGGGCAGCGTCATCGAGCGATCGATCATCGGCTTCGGAGCGCGTATTGGTCCGCGGGCGCTGATCCGCGACGGGGTGATCGGCGACGGTGCCGACATCGGCGCGCGTTGCGAATTGCTGCGCGGCGCCCGGGTGTGGCCCGGGGTGTGCATTCCCGACGGCGGCATCCGTTACTCGTCTGATGTGTGA
- a CDS encoding NUDIX hydrolase, which produces MDDAARSPDQARSPLSIRESTIEILTHWRAPDPAQDSLRHSVLAFVHGRRDACRRACEPGHVTASTLVVDSASDRVLLCLHRRLGRWVQLGGHCEDDDDDIVAAALREATEESGITGLRIVPQLVAVHVHPVTCSLGVPTRHLDLQFAAHAPAGARIAVSEESEDLRWWPADALPPGTDHALDYLVKRAMRNHTSDE; this is translated from the coding sequence ATGGATGACGCTGCGCGATCGCCGGACCAAGCGAGGAGCCCGTTGAGTATCCGAGAGTCGACCATTGAGATCCTCACCCATTGGCGGGCCCCCGATCCTGCTCAGGATTCGTTGCGGCACTCCGTGCTGGCCTTTGTCCACGGACGACGCGATGCCTGTCGCCGCGCGTGCGAACCCGGCCACGTCACCGCGTCGACACTGGTGGTCGATTCGGCCAGCGATCGGGTGCTGCTGTGCTTGCATCGCCGGCTTGGCCGCTGGGTGCAGCTCGGCGGCCACTGCGAAGACGACGACGACGACATCGTCGCGGCGGCCTTGCGCGAAGCCACCGAGGAATCCGGGATCACCGGCCTGCGCATCGTGCCACAGCTGGTGGCCGTCCATGTGCACCCAGTGACGTGCTCACTGGGCGTACCGACCCGCCACCTCGACCTGCAGTTCGCCGCGCATGCGCCGGCCGGTGCCCGCATCGCCGTCAGCGAGGAATCCGAAGACCTGCGGTGGTGGCCGGCCGACGCATTGCCACCGGGAACCGACCACGCGCTGGACTACCTGGTCAAGCGCGCAATGCGGAATCACACATCAGACGAGTAA